In a genomic window of Phaeodactylum tricornutum CCAP 1055/1 chromosome 6, whole genome shotgun sequence:
- a CDS encoding predicted protein, with the protein LIKENSVLMLSFTTCPFCVKAKQVLDAKNAKYVAVELDMDPEGKAIRAEMGELLGRTSVPAVWIDGKFVGGC; encoded by the exons CTCATCAAGGAAAATTCGGTTTTGATGCTCAGCTTTACCACCTGTCCTTTCTGCGTCAAGGCCAAGCAGGTTCTTGATGCAAAAAATGCCAAATACGTCGCAGTGGAACTCGACATGGATCCCGAAGGCAAG GCGATTCGTGCGGAAATGGGCGAGCTTCTCGGACGCACGTCGGTTCCGGCCGTTTGGATCGACGGCAAGTTTGTCGGTGGTTGC